The proteins below come from a single Chryseobacterium capnotolerans genomic window:
- the ribB gene encoding 3,4-dihydroxy-2-butanone-4-phosphate synthase, with the protein MSDIKLNTIPEAIEDLRNGKIIIVVDDEDRENEGDFLCAAELTTPEIINFMALHGRGLICMPLPEKRCDELGLEVMVSRSSDPKETAFTVSVDLLGNGTSTGISAGDRAKTILALMDEKSKPTDFMRPGHIFPLRARKGGVLKRAGHTEAAIDLTHLAGLKEGGVICEIMNEDGTMSRLPELHAFAQKHDMKIVSIEDLIHYQLKKGNLVERLEEKKVKTHYGDFDFYAFRETSNDQIHFALTKGAWTVDEPVLVRVQSSDSYFDVLTRLNNGEKPLLEKVTNMVNEAGKGAIIFINNVSNSENTLRKLQQFLNYQDGQEQHPTLAYNYRDYGIGTQILKNLGINKFKVITQNPNIKPQVGGYDVEVTELVQL; encoded by the coding sequence ATGTCTGATATTAAATTAAATACTATTCCGGAGGCTATTGAAGACCTTAGAAATGGGAAAATAATCATAGTAGTAGATGATGAAGACAGAGAAAATGAAGGAGATTTTCTTTGCGCAGCAGAACTCACAACACCAGAAATTATCAACTTTATGGCACTTCACGGAAGAGGGCTTATCTGTATGCCGCTTCCTGAAAAAAGATGCGATGAGCTAGGCCTTGAAGTAATGGTAAGCAGAAGCAGCGATCCTAAAGAAACCGCTTTTACCGTGTCAGTTGACCTCCTTGGAAACGGGACTTCTACAGGGATTTCTGCAGGTGACAGAGCAAAAACGATTTTAGCTTTGATGGATGAAAAATCCAAGCCTACAGACTTCATGAGACCCGGCCACATTTTCCCGCTTCGTGCAAGAAAAGGAGGGGTATTGAAAAGAGCAGGACATACTGAAGCTGCTATTGATCTTACCCATTTGGCAGGGTTGAAAGAAGGTGGTGTCATCTGTGAAATTATGAACGAAGACGGAACCATGTCCCGTTTACCTGAACTTCATGCATTTGCTCAGAAACATGATATGAAGATTGTTTCTATTGAAGATTTGATCCACTATCAGCTTAAAAAAGGAAATCTTGTAGAAAGACTGGAAGAGAAAAAAGTAAAAACACATTACGGTGATTTTGACTTCTATGCATTCAGAGAGACCTCCAACGATCAGATCCACTTTGCATTGACAAAAGGTGCCTGGACAGTAGATGAGCCGGTTTTGGTAAGGGTACAGTCTTCAGATTCTTATTTTGATGTATTAACGAGATTAAACAATGGTGAAAAACCTTTATTGGAAAAAGTAACCAATATGGTGAACGAAGCTGGAAAAGGAGCAATTATTTTCATCAATAACGTTTCCAACTCTGAGAATACCTTAAGAAAACTTCAGCAGTTCCTGAACTATCAGGATGGGCAGGAGCAGCACCCTACTTTAGCGTACAACTATAGAGATTATGGTATTGGAACGCAGATCTTAAAGAATTTAGGAATCAATAAGTTTAAAGTAATCACTCAAAACCCTAATATCAAACCTCAGGTTGGAGGATATGATGTAGAAGTTACTGAACTGGTGCAGCTATAA
- a CDS encoding Crp/Fnr family transcriptional regulator: MTESLEKHIREYVDISDEKLEKYCSAFIHRKIKKKEFLLTEGSICDFEGFVVKGCFKVFHTDRNAAEQILYFAIENWWISDIDSFINRIPSKLTIQALEDSEILLISKKIKKSYIWKCRRWKD; encoded by the coding sequence ATGACCGAGTCTTTAGAAAAACATATCCGGGAGTATGTTGATATTTCAGATGAAAAACTGGAAAAGTATTGCAGTGCCTTTATCCATCGGAAAATAAAGAAAAAAGAATTTTTATTGACGGAAGGCAGTATCTGCGATTTTGAAGGATTTGTAGTGAAAGGCTGCTTTAAGGTTTTTCATACGGATCGAAATGCGGCGGAACAAATATTATATTTTGCCATTGAAAACTGGTGGATCTCCGATATAGATAGTTTTATCAATAGAATTCCATCCAAACTTACCATTCAGGCACTCGAAGACAGTGAGATTCTCTTGATTTCAAAAAAGATAAAGAAAAGCTATATATGGAAATGCCGGAGGTGGAAAGACTAA
- a CDS encoding LLM class flavin-dependent oxidoreductase, translated as MKNFEISVLDLAPVKQGKSIHDTFQDSLSLANHAEGLDYKRFWLAEHHNMESIASSATSVLIGFIANGTKKIRVGSGGIMLPNHSSLIIAEQFGTLESLFPGRIDLGLGRAPGTDGLTAQALGRNPAIINEQFPRQILELQRYFSKDNADAMVRAIPGEGLDIPLYILGSSTDSAWLAAELGLPYAFAGHFAPEQMEMAFKIYREHFQPSEYSDKPYIIACVNGVAAETSEEAHKMSTTLFQAFINIVRNDRKPFAPPVDDMDEIWSPMEKSMVLQKLRYTFIGDQSEIQAKLKDFQERFNVDELMINSHIYDHQKRLRSYEIIREAVNSLSKA; from the coding sequence ATGAAAAATTTTGAAATTTCTGTTTTAGACCTTGCACCGGTAAAGCAAGGGAAAAGCATTCATGATACTTTTCAGGACAGTTTGTCCTTAGCCAATCACGCAGAAGGTTTAGATTATAAAAGATTCTGGCTGGCTGAACACCACAATATGGAAAGCATTGCCAGTTCTGCAACCTCTGTTTTAATTGGTTTTATTGCCAATGGAACAAAAAAAATCAGAGTAGGCTCAGGAGGAATTATGTTACCTAATCATAGTTCCCTGATTATTGCAGAGCAATTCGGAACACTGGAATCTCTTTTTCCAGGAAGAATTGATCTTGGACTTGGACGAGCTCCCGGAACAGACGGATTAACTGCTCAGGCTTTAGGAAGAAATCCTGCCATTATCAATGAGCAGTTTCCAAGACAGATTTTAGAGCTTCAAAGGTATTTTTCTAAGGACAATGCAGACGCAATGGTTCGGGCTATTCCGGGAGAAGGATTAGATATTCCGCTATATATTTTAGGATCCAGTACAGACAGCGCATGGCTGGCGGCAGAACTTGGATTGCCGTATGCCTTTGCAGGACATTTTGCTCCCGAACAAATGGAAATGGCTTTTAAAATTTACAGAGAACATTTTCAGCCTTCAGAATATTCCGATAAACCCTATATTATTGCCTGTGTAAACGGGGTTGCCGCAGAAACTTCGGAAGAAGCTCATAAAATGTCAACCACTTTGTTTCAGGCATTCATCAATATTGTGAGAAACGATAGAAAGCCTTTTGCTCCGCCTGTAGATGACATGGATGAGATCTGGTCACCGATGGAAAAATCTATGGTTTTACAGAAGTTGAGATATACTTTTATCGGAGATCAAAGTGAAATTCAGGCAAAACTTAAAGATTTCCAGGAAAGATTCAATGTAGATGAATTGATGATTAATTCACATATTTACGATCATCAGAAAAGATTAAGATCTTACGAGATTATCAGAGAAGCGGTGAACTCTTTATCCAAAGCGTAA
- the fmt gene encoding methionyl-tRNA formyltransferase: MKSLKVVFLGTPEFAKTSLEAIHQSHHQVVGVVTVADKASGRGQKINQSPVKVYASENNIPVFQPEKLRNPEFLEELRQLDADVFVVVAFRMMPKVLFEMPAMGTFNLHASLLPDYRGAAPINYAVINGEEKTGATTFFINEKIDEGNILLQEEIKILPDENAGHLHDRLMEMGSKLVVKTLDGLADNAIEEKPQPEVEHPKNAYKIFKEDTRINWTAASKTVHQFILGMSPYPAAFTTLKIGEEEKGLKIFGGKFEVSNHGKPAGTLDISKSEFKIYTQDGAYFPQELQLEGKKRMTVKDFLNGFRNFDEITLL, encoded by the coding sequence ATGAAATCATTGAAAGTCGTTTTTTTAGGTACTCCTGAGTTTGCAAAAACTTCTTTGGAGGCTATTCATCAATCTCATCATCAGGTGGTAGGTGTGGTAACTGTAGCAGATAAAGCAAGCGGGCGTGGTCAGAAAATTAACCAGTCACCAGTAAAAGTATATGCTTCAGAAAATAATATTCCTGTTTTTCAACCTGAAAAATTGAGAAATCCTGAATTCTTAGAGGAACTTAGACAGCTTGATGCTGATGTTTTTGTGGTAGTAGCGTTCAGAATGATGCCTAAGGTTCTTTTTGAAATGCCTGCAATGGGAACTTTCAATCTTCATGCTTCACTTCTTCCGGATTACAGAGGAGCTGCACCTATTAACTATGCCGTCATCAATGGTGAGGAGAAAACAGGAGCAACCACTTTCTTCATTAATGAAAAAATTGATGAAGGAAATATTCTCCTTCAAGAGGAAATTAAAATTTTACCTGATGAAAATGCGGGACATCTTCACGACAGGCTGATGGAAATGGGGTCAAAATTAGTGGTAAAAACACTGGATGGATTAGCTGACAATGCTATTGAAGAAAAGCCACAACCAGAGGTAGAACATCCTAAAAATGCTTATAAAATATTTAAGGAAGATACCCGAATCAATTGGACGGCCGCATCAAAAACGGTACATCAGTTTATCCTTGGAATGTCTCCGTATCCTGCTGCCTTCACAACGTTGAAAATTGGTGAAGAAGAAAAAGGATTAAAAATATTTGGTGGGAAATTTGAAGTTTCCAACCATGGTAAGCCTGCCGGAACATTGGATATTTCAAAAAGTGAATTCAAAATTTACACTCAGGACGGAGCTTATTTTCCACAGGAACTTCAATTAGAAGGAAAGAAACGAATGACAGTAAAAGACTTTTTGAATGGTTTCAGAAACTTTGATGAAATCACATTATTGTAA